A region of Aquila chrysaetos chrysaetos chromosome 13, bAquChr1.4, whole genome shotgun sequence DNA encodes the following proteins:
- the MEA1 gene encoding male-enhanced antigen 1 has protein sequence MAVARSMGPERVCPEEPGPPEAPDGAAGWSGDEEEEEEEEEEEEEEEGGGGYLYQPLSQEPEQGPGEAGPPAAPAGCAEAGPGLQERLQMLRLHLPDPPVDSEEEEEDEEAAAAAEGAAAQSSRSSIPMDAEHVELVKRTMAGVKLPTLGIPAWASQISEDQWRDVVQRTLQARQSLGGPRPEWK, from the exons ATGGCGGTGGCGCGGAGCATGGGGCCGGAGCGGGTGTGTCCCGAGGAACCGGGGCCGCCGGAGGCCCCCGACGGTGCGGCGGGCTGGAGCGGTGacgaggaggaagaagaagaagaggaggaggaggaagaagaagaagaaggcGGCGGCGGGTATCTGTACCAGCCGCTGAGCCAAGAGCCGGAGCAGGGCCCCGGTGAGGCgggcccccccgccgccccggcgggcTGCGCTGAGGCGGGCCCCGGCCTGCAGGAGCGGCTGCAG atgcTGAGGCTGCACCTGCCCGACCCGCCGGTGgacagcgaggaggaggaggaggatgaggaggcggcggcggctgcggaAGGCGCAGCGGCTCAGAGCAGCCGAAGCTCCATCCCCATGGATGCAG AGCACGTGGAGCTGGTGAAGAGGACGATGGCCGGCGTGAAGCTTCCCACCCTGGGCATCCCCGCCTGGGCCAGCCAGATCTCGGAGGACCAGTGGAGGGACGTGGTGCAGCGCACGCTGCAGGCCCGGCAGAGCCTCGGTGGCCCCAGGCCCGAGTGGAAGTGA